CTTTCATTAAGGAAGAAGATTTTAAGACAATTGCTGACTGGGGACTGGATCATATCCGATTGCCGATTGATTATGAACTTGTAGAAAATGCTGACGGACAGAAACTTGAAAAAGGCTATGAAAGAATCCGAAAAGCTGCTGAATGGTGTAAGACAAATAACCTCAACATGATTCTGGACCTTCATAAAACCTGCGGATTTTCTTTTGATATCGGTTATCAGGAATCAGGCTTTTTTGATGATGAAAAACTCCAGGAACGTTTTTATAAACTCTGGGAGTCACTTGCAGAAAGCTTTAAGGATATTTTTGCAGGATCAAATAACGAAATCTGTTTTGAACTTTTGAATGAAGTTACTGATCAGGCTTACTGCAAAAAGTGGAATGCAATTGCAAAGACTTGTATTGAACTAATCAGAAAGATTGCTCCAACAACAAAAATCCTGGTAGGAAGCTACTGGAACAATTCTCTGGCATCTGTAAAAGACCTGGACGAACCATACGACGAAAACATCGTATATAACTTCCACTGCTATGAACCGCTGTTGTTTACACATCAGGGTGCACCTTGGGTTGGACAGAAAATGAATCCTGATTTCAGATTCCCTCTTAAATCAAAATTTTCAGATTATATTAAAATGACTTCAGAAAAGGTTGGTCAGATTGGAACAGCTTTCGGAGCTTTTTCTCCTGATGTGACTGTTGATGTTTCTTACTTCGAAACAATTTTTGCAGAAGCTGTAAAGGTTGCAGAAGACAGAAACGTTCTGCTTTATTGCGGTGAATACGGAGTCATCGAAAAGGCAACTCCAGAAGACACTCTTGAATGGTATAAGCTGATTTCAACAGTTTTCAACAACCACGGAATCGGTCGTGCAGCCTGGAGTTATCGCCAGATGGACTTTGGATTAAGTGACAGCCATCTGGATGCAGTTCGTTCAGAACTTATCAAATA
The Treponema bryantii DNA segment above includes these coding regions:
- a CDS encoding glycoside hydrolase family 5 protein, whose amino-acid sequence is MKQFKGFMHGVNLGGWFSQCNHTEERYDTFIKEEDFKTIADWGLDHIRLPIDYELVENADGQKLEKGYERIRKAAEWCKTNNLNMILDLHKTCGFSFDIGYQESGFFDDEKLQERFYKLWESLAESFKDIFAGSNNEICFELLNEVTDQAYCKKWNAIAKTCIELIRKIAPTTKILVGSYWNNSLASVKDLDEPYDENIVYNFHCYEPLLFTHQGAPWVGQKMNPDFRFPLKSKFSDYIKMTSEKVGQIGTAFGAFSPDVTVDVSYFETIFAEAVKVAEDRNVLLYCGEYGVIEKATPEDTLEWYKLISTVFNNHGIGRAAWSYRQMDFGLSDSHLDAVRSELIKYL